The Streptomyces europaeiscabiei genome window below encodes:
- a CDS encoding aldo/keto reductase codes for MKYRTIGSDPGTRREVSVLALGAMLFGSRTDEKTSFAVLDRYVEAGGNFIDTSDNYAFWIDGGQGGQSEELLGRWRRSRGIGNEIVIATKLGARPLAPGTSYVDNAEGLSAKVIRESAERSRERLGVERLDLLYAHIEDRTVSARETVEGFAELVAEGTVGLLGASNHAVWRVERARALAAAAGLPGYEVLQYHHSYLRPRTDVPNDLWADGTLGATTAELLSYLEAEPALTLVAYSPLLTGGYVRPDKLQPDYDHPGTPARTKVLGEVARETGATVNQVVLAWQLGGRFPIVPLAGVSSVAQLEENLGAVELELTEEQRVRLDAAH; via the coding sequence ATGAAGTACCGCACGATAGGCAGTGATCCGGGGACCCGCCGTGAGGTGAGTGTGCTGGCGCTCGGCGCGATGCTGTTCGGCTCGCGGACCGACGAGAAGACATCCTTCGCGGTGCTCGACCGCTACGTCGAAGCGGGTGGGAACTTCATCGACACGTCCGACAACTACGCGTTCTGGATCGACGGAGGGCAGGGCGGGCAGAGCGAGGAACTGCTCGGACGGTGGCGGCGCAGCCGGGGCATCGGCAACGAGATCGTCATCGCCACCAAGCTCGGCGCCCGGCCCCTCGCGCCCGGCACCAGCTATGTCGACAACGCGGAAGGGCTTTCGGCGAAGGTCATCCGGGAGTCGGCGGAGCGCAGCCGGGAGCGGCTCGGGGTGGAGCGGCTGGACCTGCTCTACGCACACATCGAGGACCGTACGGTGTCGGCGCGGGAGACCGTCGAGGGGTTCGCGGAGCTCGTCGCGGAGGGCACGGTCGGGCTGCTCGGCGCGAGCAACCACGCCGTGTGGCGGGTGGAGCGGGCCCGCGCCCTCGCCGCCGCGGCCGGGCTGCCCGGCTACGAGGTGCTCCAGTACCACCACAGCTATCTGCGACCGCGCACCGACGTCCCCAACGACCTCTGGGCGGACGGCACCCTCGGCGCGACCACCGCCGAACTGTTGAGCTATCTGGAGGCCGAGCCGGCCCTCACCCTGGTCGCCTACTCACCGCTGCTCACGGGCGGGTACGTGCGGCCGGACAAGCTGCAGCCGGACTACGACCACCCGGGTACCCCCGCCCGGACGAAGGTGCTGGGCGAGGTGGCGCGGGAGACCGGTGCGACCGTCAACCAGGTCGTGCTCGCCTGGCAGTTGGGTGGCCGGTTCCCGATCGTTCCGCTGGCCGGGGTGTCGTCGGTGGCGCAGTTGGAGGAGAACCTGGGGGCGGTGGAACTGGAGCTGACGGAGGAGCAGCGGGTCAGGCTGGACGCCGCGCACTGA
- a CDS encoding glycoside hydrolase family 43 protein, with product MRLPDMPLHDPFVVADDRTRTYYLYTSNDPTVSGVDGTGTMVYRSADLRDWTRPVVVFRTAEQKGIWATEGAWAPEVHAWDGRYYLLTTLHDEDKPLDVPPANRWGTPFRLPNHMRGTITAASDSLLGPFTVVDPARPTPPENLMTLDGTLYVDPSGQPWMVYAHEWLQTVDGTMEAIRLAPDLTGTIGDPVFLFKASDASWLTEQIPGGVPHQLAPYITDGPQLYRTPDNSLLMLWSTYEKNVAGADGTISGGYVQTYAVSRSGDLAGPWDQQRPLVREDSGHGMLFRTFDGRLMMILHRPFENARGKLYEMRLDGHELHVLRRCADLDGGG from the coding sequence ATGCGGCTTCCCGACATGCCGCTGCACGACCCGTTCGTGGTCGCCGACGACAGAACCCGCACCTACTACCTCTACACGTCCAACGACCCGACCGTTTCGGGCGTGGACGGCACCGGCACGATGGTCTACCGCAGCGCCGACCTGCGGGACTGGACGCGCCCCGTCGTGGTCTTCCGGACGGCCGAGCAGAAGGGCATCTGGGCGACCGAAGGGGCGTGGGCGCCGGAGGTGCACGCGTGGGACGGCCGGTACTACCTGCTCACCACGCTGCACGACGAGGACAAACCGCTCGATGTGCCACCGGCCAACCGGTGGGGCACCCCCTTCCGGCTCCCGAACCACATGCGCGGCACGATCACAGCCGCCTCCGACTCGCTGCTGGGCCCGTTCACCGTCGTCGACCCCGCACGCCCCACTCCACCCGAGAACCTCATGACCCTCGACGGCACCCTCTACGTCGACCCGTCCGGGCAGCCCTGGATGGTGTACGCGCACGAGTGGCTGCAGACCGTCGACGGAACCATGGAGGCGATCCGGCTGGCGCCGGACCTGACCGGGACCATCGGGGACCCTGTCTTCCTGTTCAAGGCCTCGGACGCGTCCTGGCTCACCGAGCAGATCCCCGGCGGAGTGCCGCACCAGCTCGCGCCGTACATCACCGACGGCCCCCAGCTGTACCGGACTCCCGACAACTCCCTGCTCATGCTGTGGTCGACGTACGAGAAGAACGTGGCCGGCGCCGACGGCACCATCAGCGGCGGCTATGTGCAGACGTACGCGGTCTCCAGGTCCGGCGACCTCGCGGGGCCGTGGGACCAGCAGCGGCCCCTGGTCCGCGAGGACAGTGGCCACGGCATGCTGTTCCGCACCTTCGACGGCCGGCTGATGATGATCCTCCACCGCCCCTTCGAGAACGCGCGCGGCAAGCTCTACGAGATGCGGCTCGACGGCCACGAACTGCACGTGCTGCGCCGGTGTGCCGACCTCGACGGCGGCGGCTGA